A window of Paremcibacter congregatus contains these coding sequences:
- the zapE gene encoding cell division protein ZapE, whose translation MSDPLSRYNEMLAAGELRPDDHQREIVTRLQGLHLALEGYEAAWHKASEKSSFLRRLIGGRTAPTPPRGLYIYGDVGRGKSMIMDLFYEAAPVTAKRRVHFHAFMLEIHKAMHDWRYMDKAARKELHGTDVDDPIPPLARQIAQTSLLLCFDEFQVTDVTDAMILGRLFDHLLTRGVVMVLTSNRVPDDLYIGGLNRELFVPSIEMIKQRLDVVSLDGPTDYRLARMKGMAVYYHPLGETATKALSQAFWRLTDHEVADRSKVGPETLTVQGRRITIPVADRGVAVVSFKKLCGTALGAADYLAMAWHYHTVIMVGIPQLGPENRNEAKRFVTFIDALYENNVKFLCCAAVVPEDLYADGHGHFEFQRTVSRLMEMQSEAYLAKGHAV comes from the coding sequence TTGAGGGGTATGAGGCGGCCTGGCATAAGGCGTCCGAGAAAAGCAGTTTTCTTCGGCGGCTGATCGGCGGACGCACGGCCCCGACGCCGCCCCGAGGGCTTTATATCTATGGGGATGTCGGACGCGGCAAGTCGATGATCATGGATCTCTTCTATGAGGCAGCCCCGGTGACGGCCAAGCGCCGGGTTCATTTCCACGCTTTTATGCTGGAAATTCACAAGGCGATGCATGACTGGCGTTATATGGACAAGGCTGCGCGCAAAGAGCTGCATGGCACCGATGTGGATGACCCAATTCCGCCACTGGCGCGTCAGATTGCCCAGACCAGCCTGTTGTTGTGTTTTGACGAATTTCAGGTGACCGATGTCACTGACGCCATGATTCTCGGGCGTTTGTTCGATCATCTTCTGACCCGTGGTGTGGTGATGGTGCTGACCTCCAACCGGGTGCCGGATGATCTTTATATCGGGGGACTTAACCGGGAACTGTTCGTGCCGTCGATCGAGATGATCAAACAAAGACTCGATGTGGTCAGCCTTGACGGTCCGACCGATTACCGGTTGGCGCGGATGAAAGGCATGGCGGTGTATTATCATCCGTTGGGAGAGACGGCGACCAAGGCCCTGTCACAAGCCTTCTGGCGGTTGACCGATCATGAAGTGGCCGACCGCAGCAAGGTCGGACCGGAAACCCTGACCGTTCAGGGCCGTCGCATCACCATACCGGTGGCGGACCGCGGCGTGGCGGTGGTGTCGTTTAAAAAGCTCTGCGGCACGGCGCTGGGCGCGGCGGATTATCTGGCCATGGCCTGGCATTATCATACGGTGATTATGGTTGGCATTCCGCAACTGGGGCCGGAGAATCGTAATGAGGCCAAACGATTTGTCACCTTCATCGACGCCCTGTACGAGAATAATGTCAAATTTCTCTGCTGCGCTGCCGTTGTGCCCGAGGATCTCTATGCTGATGGCCACGGTCATTTTGAATTTCAGCGCACCGTGTCGCGGCTGATGGAGATGCAGAGCGAGGCGTATCTCGCCAAGGGACACGCCGTCTGA
- the mdh gene encoding malate dehydrogenase yields the protein MARKKIALIGGGQIGGTLAHLAGLKELGDVVIFDIAEGLPQGKALDLAQSSTVEGYDAAMTGANDYADIKDADVVIVTAGVPRKPGMSRDDLLGINLKVMKSVGEGIRDNAPNAFVICITNPLDVMVWALQQFSGLPANKVVGMAGVLDSARFKLFLAEEMNVSVEDVNAFVLGGHGDTMVPLPRYSTVAGIPVPDLVKMGWIEQDKLDQIIQRTRDGGAEIVGLLKTGSAYYAPATAAIAMAESYLKDKRRLMPCAVELNGEYGVSGMYVGVPVLIGENGVEKIVEIELNDDEKAGFDHSVAAVQGLVDAVKAIDPSLA from the coding sequence ATGGCACGTAAAAAGATAGCGCTGATTGGCGGCGGACAAATCGGGGGCACGCTGGCCCATCTCGCGGGATTGAAAGAACTGGGCGATGTGGTGATCTTTGATATCGCCGAAGGTCTGCCTCAGGGCAAGGCGCTCGATCTGGCGCAATCCTCCACTGTCGAGGGTTATGATGCGGCCATGACAGGGGCCAACGACTATGCCGACATTAAAGACGCTGACGTTGTGATTGTGACGGCCGGTGTGCCGCGCAAGCCGGGCATGAGCCGCGACGACCTGTTGGGCATTAACCTGAAAGTCATGAAATCCGTAGGCGAAGGCATCCGCGACAATGCGCCGAATGCGTTTGTGATCTGCATCACCAACCCGCTCGATGTGATGGTTTGGGCGCTGCAGCAGTTCTCCGGTCTGCCGGCCAATAAAGTTGTTGGCATGGCGGGCGTGCTCGACTCAGCCCGCTTCAAGCTGTTCCTGGCGGAAGAAATGAATGTCTCCGTCGAAGACGTCAACGCCTTTGTGCTCGGCGGTCATGGCGACACCATGGTGCCGCTGCCGCGTTATTCCACCGTTGCCGGTATTCCGGTGCCGGATCTGGTGAAAATGGGCTGGATTGAACAGGACAAACTGGACCAGATCATTCAGCGCACCCGGGACGGCGGCGCCGAGATCGTTGGCCTGCTGAAAACAGGTTCCGCCTATTATGCGCCGGCAACCGCCGCGATCGCCATGGCCGAATCATACCTGAAAGACAAACGCCGCCTGATGCCCTGTGCGGTTGAACTGAACGGCGAATACGGCGTGAGCGGCATGTATGTCGGTGTGCCGGTCCTAATCGGGGAAAACGGCGTTGAAAAAATCGTCGAAATCGAATTGAACGATGACGAGAAGGCCGGCTTTGACCATTCTGTTGCTGCGGTGCAGGGTCTGGTTGATGCGGTGAAGGCGATTGATCCTTCCCTGGCCTAA
- the sucC gene encoding ADP-forming succinate--CoA ligase subunit beta, which yields MNIHEYQAKGLLKEFGAPVSRGGVAYTPQEAEQIAKDLGGPIWVVKAQIHAGGRGKGGGVKVVKSIEEVKKIAGEMIGMTLVTHQTGPEGKEVKRVYIEDGCDIANELYVSLLVDRATSRIAIMASSEGGMDIEEVAASTPEKIITITIDPASGLSGFHCRKVAFGLGLEGKVAGKAAKVISAMYAAFIAKDAAMLEINPLVVTTNDDIIVLDAKMGFDGNALFRHPDVVELRDPDEEDPMELEAAKHELNYIKLDGSIGCMVNGAGLAMATMDIIKLKGGEPANFLDVGGGATKERVTEAFKIILSDSNVEGILVNIFGGIMRCDVIAEGVVAAAKEVSLSVPLVVRLEGTNVELGKKIMADSGLPIISADDMGDAADKVVKAVKEAS from the coding sequence ATGAACATCCATGAATATCAGGCCAAAGGCCTGTTGAAGGAGTTCGGTGCCCCGGTATCCCGGGGGGGTGTTGCTTATACGCCCCAGGAAGCCGAGCAGATTGCCAAAGACCTGGGCGGCCCGATCTGGGTTGTCAAAGCGCAGATCCATGCGGGTGGTCGCGGTAAAGGCGGCGGCGTCAAGGTGGTGAAGTCCATTGAGGAAGTCAAGAAAATCGCCGGTGAAATGATCGGTATGACGTTGGTCACTCACCAGACCGGTCCTGAAGGCAAAGAAGTCAAACGCGTCTATATCGAAGATGGCTGCGACATCGCCAATGAACTTTATGTCAGTCTGCTGGTTGATCGCGCCACAAGCCGCATCGCCATCATGGCCTCTTCCGAAGGCGGCATGGACATTGAGGAAGTGGCCGCGTCCACGCCTGAGAAAATTATCACCATCACCATCGACCCGGCTTCCGGCCTGAGCGGCTTTCATTGTCGTAAAGTTGCCTTTGGCCTCGGTCTTGAAGGCAAGGTGGCCGGCAAGGCGGCAAAAGTCATTTCCGCCATGTATGCGGCCTTTATCGCCAAAGATGCGGCGATGCTGGAAATCAATCCGCTGGTGGTCACCACCAATGATGACATCATCGTGCTCGACGCCAAAATGGGCTTCGACGGCAACGCCCTGTTCCGCCACCCGGATGTGGTTGAACTGCGCGATCCCGATGAAGAAGATCCCATGGAACTGGAAGCGGCCAAGCATGAGCTGAATTACATCAAGCTCGACGGCAGCATCGGCTGCATGGTCAATGGCGCCGGTCTTGCGATGGCGACCATGGATATCATTAAACTGAAAGGCGGCGAGCCCGCCAACTTTCTTGATGTGGGCGGCGGCGCGACCAAGGAACGCGTGACCGAAGCCTTCAAAATCATTCTCAGCGACAGCAACGTGGAAGGCATTCTGGTGAATATCTTCGGCGGTATCATGCGTTGTGACGTGATTGCCGAGGGCGTTGTCGCCGCGGCGAAAGAAGTTTCCCTTTCCGTGCCACTGGTGGTGCGTCTGGAAGGAACGAATGTTGAGTTGGGTAAGAAAATCATGGCCGACAGCGGTCTGCCGATTATCTCTGCCGACGATATGGGTGATGCTGCTGATAAAGTAGTTAAAGCAGTGAAGGAGGCGTCATAA